In Geobacter anodireducens, a genomic segment contains:
- a CDS encoding thymidylate kinase: protein MKKGKLIVIEGISGSGQQVKAGIVALHSTLVENKYDVVECANPDSGRAKELGIANLLNWPFGRTPRADFLFESAVRTEVFKNVVEPALEQDKIVLCKQSSISSLANAWVSGYTKHFDVLRHIDKISRGFLFEDEIYPDLTIFIDVPAQEAFERVEDVLQIHHEGGIDYYNQMREFYLKEISRWRGVRIDASADRHPEIINAEIWDVVKKIL, encoded by the coding sequence GTGAAAAAAGGGAAACTGATCGTTATCGAGGGAATCAGCGGCTCCGGCCAGCAGGTCAAGGCAGGCATCGTGGCGCTCCACAGCACCCTCGTGGAGAACAAGTACGATGTCGTCGAATGCGCCAATCCCGATTCAGGCCGGGCAAAGGAACTGGGAATCGCCAACCTGCTCAACTGGCCCTTCGGCAGAACCCCCCGGGCCGACTTCTTGTTCGAGAGCGCGGTCCGGACCGAAGTATTCAAGAACGTCGTCGAGCCAGCCCTGGAGCAGGACAAGATAGTTCTCTGCAAGCAATCGAGCATTTCATCCCTGGCAAACGCCTGGGTCAGCGGCTACACCAAGCATTTCGACGTATTGCGCCATATTGACAAGATTTCCAGGGGATTTCTCTTCGAGGACGAGATCTATCCGGATCTGACCATCTTCATCGACGTACCGGCCCAGGAGGCCTTCGAGCGGGTCGAGGACGTCCTTCAGATCCACCACGAAGGGGGTATCGACTACTACAATCAGATGCGCGAGTTCTATCTCAAGGAGATTTCCCGGTGGCGCGGGGTCAGAATCGACGCCTCCGCCGACAGGCATCCTGAAATAATCAATGCCGAAATCTGGGACGTGGTCAAGAAAATCCTCTAG
- a CDS encoding methylmalonyl-CoA epimerase: MLSKINHIGIAVKSLDEAAPFYRDHLGMAFTGTEEVAEQKVRVAFFQIGETKIELLEPTAEDSPIAKFLEKNGNGIHHIAYEVDDIEAAIAKLVADGTRMIDSAPRAGAHGARIAFVHPKSSGGVLTELCQAGH; encoded by the coding sequence ATGCTCAGTAAAATCAACCACATCGGCATCGCCGTCAAATCCCTCGACGAAGCAGCCCCCTTTTACCGCGACCATCTCGGCATGGCCTTCACGGGAACCGAAGAAGTGGCAGAGCAGAAGGTCCGGGTTGCCTTCTTCCAGATCGGTGAAACCAAGATCGAACTCCTGGAGCCCACGGCCGAAGACAGCCCCATCGCCAAATTCCTGGAAAAGAACGGCAACGGAATTCATCATATCGCCTATGAGGTGGATGATATTGAAGCGGCCATCGCGAAACTGGTCGCGGACGGAACCCGGATGATCGACAGCGCGCCCCGCGCCGGCGCGCACGGGGCGCGCATCGCCTTTGTTCATCCGAAGAGCAGCGGCGGCGTTCTCACGGAACTGTGCCAGGCAGGGCACTGA